In Marinilabiliales bacterium, the genomic stretch TTTACCCGGGAGCCGGCGGAAGTGCTTCTGCACGGCCATTGCCAGCAGAAGGCGGTGGCTTCAACCGCCCCGACGATCAGGATGCTTTCCCTGCCTGAAAATTACAGGGTGAGGGAGATCCCTTCGGGATGCTGCGGCATGGCGGGATCATTCGGGTATGAGAAGGAGCATTATGAACTCTCAGTGAAAGTAGGCGAGCTGGTGCTCTTTCCCGAAGTAAGGGCAGCTTCACCCGGCACCCTGATCGCTGCACCCGGCACGAGTTGCAGGCACCACATAACCGACGGAACCGGCAGGAAGGCCCTTCACCCCGTTGAGATCATGTATGACGCACTGATACAGTCGCCGGAAACCTGACTTTTATCTTGTTGTAATAAAAAGTCAAATGTTAGCTTTGTGTAACGTTTCCCTTGTCACGGACCTATTACAAACAGATGGAACCCGCAATAGCCTTAGGCAGAAAAAATAACCTGTACAAACCATGCGGGTTTCATACGTTCAAGGCACTGAATACCGATAGTATACTAAACATAATTCATCGATTCTTTATTTGATAAACCTGATTTGTACGGATGAACATTTATCTGACGGTAATATTAAGCTATTTCCTGTTCATCATACTTGTTTCGCTTTTCACCAAGCGTATTGCAAGCAGGTCTGCCGCCGATTTCCTGGTGGCCGGAAGGAATCTGGGACTGATAGCATGTGCGGTAGTGGTAGCATCGGAGTGGCTTGGCGGCATGAGCACCATCGGGGTCAGTGAAAAAGCCTTTACTTCGGGCACGATGCAGCCTGTACTCTACAATATATCCACTGCCTTTGGCATGATCATCATAGGGTTTACCGTTGCCCGGTATTACCGTGAGAAGAACGTACATACGGTAAGCGAGATGCTTGAGAGTCTTTTCGGCAAGCGTACAAGGAGTGTTTCGGCAGTAGCATTCCTTGCAGCCTATATAACCCTTTCATATGTGCAGCTGCAGACCTGTGCAAGTGTCCTTGGCCCCCTTTTCGACATAAGCTGGACCAATGCTGTGCTTATATCGTCGATAGTGATAACAGCCTACACCTATGTTGGCGGTATGCACGCGCTGGCTATCACAGGGATCATACACGTAGCGGCTATGTTCATCGGAACAGGTATTGCTCTTGTTGTGGGGCTGGACAAGATTAATGGCTTCGAAGCTCTTTCCCTGCGTCTTGTGGAGCTGGGGTCGCCGGCCAACTGGTACAATCCCTTCAGCGGGGGCATGTCGTATGCCATGTCGCTTATAGTCGGCGGAGTGCTGGGCGGTATGGCCGGCCAGGCAAGCATCCAGCCCATATTTGCAGCACGCAATGTTAAAACGGCAAGGAATTCTGCAATCCTTTCGAGCCTTATAATTGCCCCTTTCGGGATCATGGTGGCACTGCTCGGCCTTATTGCCCTGACAGGCTACTTTATAGATGCTGAAGCCGTTACAAATCCGAAGATGGTGCTTCCAACCCTGATGACAACCGAGGAGTTTATCCACCCGTTTTTCGGGGGACTGGCACTGGCGGGCATACTGGCTGCCATTCTCTCAACGGTGGGTCCTGTAAACTTCGCGGTGGTCACCATAGCCACCAAGGATATCTACCACAGCCTTATAAACAAGACGGCGGTGGACCAGAAGATAGTTGCCACGGCACGAAGGCTGGTCATCCTGGTCAACTTCGTAACTATTCCCATGGCGATATTCATTCACGGTGCAATACTTGATGCTGCATATGTATCCTACGCAATAAGGGCCATAGGTGCCATAGTGATAATACTTGGTATTTACCGCAGGGGCTGGATAAGCTCTGAAGGGGTGAGATGGGCTTTTGCCGGAGGTACGGCGGCTGTGCTCCTTGCAGTTGCCGGCAATAAATTGGGCTGGTTCAGGATAGAAGAGACCTTTGTAGGTGTGGGCTCGGCAATACTGTTCATTATAGCCGGAAACATCAGGGAAAAGCTCAGAAGATCAGGATCCCATTAAAAAGATATTTAGTATGGAAACTCCGCTAAAGGGTATTATGGTTACCGAACTTGCCAACGTGCTGGCCGGACCCAGCGTGGGATTGTTCCTGGCCGAGATGGGCGCCACGGTGATCAAGGTTGAGAACGTAAAGTCGTGCGGTGACGTGACCAGGCACTGGAAGCTTCCGGTGGAGAACCCGGATACCGATATATCAAGCTACTTTTCATGCGTTAACTGGGGGAAGCAGTCCCTCGCCGTTGACATGAGCACCGGCGACGGACTGGAGATTGTCAACCGGCTGGTTCGCAAAAGCGATATCCTTCTTTCCAGCTACAAGCCCGGCGACGCCGAAAAGCTGAAGGTGGACTATAACTCGCTTAAGGCCCTTAACGAAAAACTAATCTACGCGCATGTGACGGGATACGGCCCGGATAATCCAAGGGCGGGTTATGATGCCATCATACAGGCTGAGAGCGGTTTTACCTATATGAACGGTGAGCCCGGTGGTAACCCGACCAAGATGCCGGTTGCGCTGATGGATGTGCTGGCGGCTCACCAGATGAAGGAGGCCATACTTCTTGCCCTGCTTTCACGTGAAAGGGGAGGCGGGGGACAGTTTATAGAGGCTTCGCTGCTCAGATCGGGCGTTGCATCACTGGCAAACCAGGCCACAAACTGGCTGGTGGGCCGGTCGATACCCCGGAGGATGGGGTCGGACCATCCAAACATAGTGCCATACGGTACCATCTTTTCAACTGCAGACGGAAAAGAGATAGTGCTTGCGGTAGGCACCGACAAACAGTTCGGTGAGCTGTGCCGTTTGCTGGGGAGACCGGAGATGGCTTATGATGAGAGGTTTGTTAAGAATTACAACAGGGTTGTCAACAGTGAAGAGCTCAAGAGGGTGCTCCAGGAACTCATTGGCGGGTATGAAAGAAAAGAGATACTTGAGCTGCTGGAGAGCAGGCGTGTACCTGCGGGCGGGGTGTTTAACATGAAAGAGGTTTTTGAAACGCCCGAAGCAGCCTCGATGCTGATTGAGGCGCCATTCAACTCAGGATCGATAAAGGGGGTCAGCTCAGTTGCTTTTTCATCAGACCGGATAGAGGTCGCCAGAAATCTTCTGCCGCCTCCGCACTATGGTGAACACAGCAAACAGATACTGACAAACCTGCTGGGATATTCCGGGGACAGGATTGATGAACTCCTGAAAAACAATGTGATATATGCAAGTTAAGAATGACAGTCAGATGGTTATCATTGACGGCAGCCGTCTTGTAACCGAAGCGATGGCCCGGGCAGGGGCCGATGCTTTCATAGGTTATCCCATTACACCGGCGAACCTGCTGTACCAGTATGCAGGCCGGCGCCTGCCCCTGATGCTTCCCGCCCCCGATGAAATAACAACCCTGCAGTGGATGTCGGGTCTTGCAGCAGCCGGCAGGATCCCGGTTACGGCAACATCATTTCCCGGGTTTGCACTGATGATAGAATCGGTAAATATGGCTTTTATGATGGAATTGCCCATGGTAATCGTGCTTGTCCAGCGACTGGGACCGGCAACGGGGACAGCCACATGCGGGGCGCAGGGAGACCTGGCGCTGCTGAGGGGGATGATATCGGGAGGCCACCAGGTGCCGGTGCTGTGTGGTGACGGCTTTAAGGATACCTGGAATCTTGCTGCAGAAGCAGTACATACTGCGGTCCGCCTCCGCACCCCTGTGATATTCCTTACCTCAAAGGAGGAGATGATGACCCGCAGAAGTTTCGATCTGTCACTGCTGGATGATATTTCCCCCTTTGAAAGGCATTCTCCCGGTGGTACTGAATACAAAACCTACGAACCGGGAAAGGACGGGATCCCGGCGTTCCTTCCCGTGGCCAACGGGAGCCGGCAGGTCCGGCTCAATGCCTCCACTCATGACAGGGAAGGGATACTGCGTCATTCCACCAGTGAGGCCCTGGCCAATACCAGGAGACTTGAGGATAAGGCGAAGCATCATCTGGAAAGCTATACCTGTTACCAATATGATAGCCAGGATGATGCCGCCACACTCGTTGTGTCCTACGGAATAACCGCTGCTGCTGCCAGGGAAGCTGTAAGCGGTATCCGCGAAAGCGGAAAAAACGTGTCGCTTCTTGTCGCAGGCACATTGCTGCCATTGCCGGATATCTATTACGTGATTACAGGTAAATATGAAAGGGTAGTAATAACCGAGGAGAATATCAATGCCCAGTTTGCCAGGCTTATGTTTGGAGAGAAACTGCCTGAAAGGGTTCGCACTGTTGGTGCGTTAGGAAAGATGATTGCTCCCGGCGAAATAACCAGGGAGGTACTGTTATGAGCACAATACTGAGGAGAAAAGATCTGCCCTACTGCAAAGGGTGCGGACATGACCTTATAGCAAAGAATACGGCTAAGGCACTGGAGCGTATGGGACTTGAGGCCCTGGATGTGACGGTGGTTACAGATATAGGTTGTCACGGTATTATTGATGGCTGCCTCAATACTCACACTGTTCACGGCCTCCATGGCAGGTCTGTTGCCCTTGGCGCAGGTATCGCTATGGGAACAGGGGAAAAGGGGAATAAGATCATTGTATTCATAGGTGACGGCGGCAGCACTATCGGACTGCAGCATATACTTGAGGCCGCCAGGCTGAACCTGGACATGACCGTGGTGGTGCATAACAACATGCTTTACGGGATGACGGGGGGACAAACAAGCGGACTTACTCCCTGCGGCTTTAAAACAACCACATCGTCTGAGGGGAATCCCTGGTCAGGCTACGACCTTTGTGCCCTTGCACACACTTCGGGTGCTGCATTTTCAGGCCGGGTAGCCGGCGTGGGTGATATTTCCGGTATACTGCAGGAGGCATTTGAAACTGGCGGGTTCTCGCTGATCGAGGTCGTTGAAATTTGTCCCAGTTACGGT encodes the following:
- a CDS encoding sodium:solute symporter family protein, producing the protein MNIYLTVILSYFLFIILVSLFTKRIASRSAADFLVAGRNLGLIACAVVVASEWLGGMSTIGVSEKAFTSGTMQPVLYNISTAFGMIIIGFTVARYYREKNVHTVSEMLESLFGKRTRSVSAVAFLAAYITLSYVQLQTCASVLGPLFDISWTNAVLISSIVITAYTYVGGMHALAITGIIHVAAMFIGTGIALVVGLDKINGFEALSLRLVELGSPANWYNPFSGGMSYAMSLIVGGVLGGMAGQASIQPIFAARNVKTARNSAILSSLIIAPFGIMVALLGLIALTGYFIDAEAVTNPKMVLPTLMTTEEFIHPFFGGLALAGILAAILSTVGPVNFAVVTIATKDIYHSLINKTAVDQKIVATARRLVILVNFVTIPMAIFIHGAILDAAYVSYAIRAIGAIVIILGIYRRGWISSEGVRWAFAGGTAAVLLAVAGNKLGWFRIEETFVGVGSAILFIIAGNIREKLRRSGSH
- a CDS encoding CoA transferase — encoded protein: METPLKGIMVTELANVLAGPSVGLFLAEMGATVIKVENVKSCGDVTRHWKLPVENPDTDISSYFSCVNWGKQSLAVDMSTGDGLEIVNRLVRKSDILLSSYKPGDAEKLKVDYNSLKALNEKLIYAHVTGYGPDNPRAGYDAIIQAESGFTYMNGEPGGNPTKMPVALMDVLAAHQMKEAILLALLSRERGGGGQFIEASLLRSGVASLANQATNWLVGRSIPRRMGSDHPNIVPYGTIFSTADGKEIVLAVGTDKQFGELCRLLGRPEMAYDERFVKNYNRVVNSEELKRVLQELIGGYERKEILELLESRRVPAGGVFNMKEVFETPEAASMLIEAPFNSGSIKGVSSVAFSSDRIEVARNLLPPPHYGEHSKQILTNLLGYSGDRIDELLKNNVIYAS